The Desulfobacterales bacterium genome has a window encoding:
- a CDS encoding GntR family transcriptional regulator, which produces MIPVVSEKNIKNSSIDQKNRPVEEAYDAIKNMLYYKELAPGQRLVYGDLAKKLHMSLTPVIQALNKLESTELVYYEPHKGYFVGKITEKEVAEIYQTREALEVAIVPAIMKNIREKDLIYIKESIAEYEKTFTEVESRRLNMLKNMQYHLKIAEYSHQTVILKVLRNLLERLALKSGPNYLGDERIKNAIKEHRRIFKAFMTKDSNEAIAAIRAHNRSSLEHVIGGLNKTVPISF; this is translated from the coding sequence ATGATACCAGTGGTTAGTGAAAAAAATATCAAAAACAGTTCAATTGATCAAAAAAATAGACCCGTAGAAGAAGCTTACGATGCCATCAAGAATATGCTTTATTACAAAGAGTTGGCACCTGGACAGAGATTGGTTTACGGGGATCTTGCGAAAAAACTACATATGAGCTTAACGCCTGTTATTCAGGCGCTGAACAAATTAGAAAGTACCGAGCTTGTATACTATGAGCCCCATAAGGGGTATTTTGTTGGCAAGATTACAGAGAAAGAGGTCGCGGAAATATATCAGACCAGAGAGGCCCTTGAAGTGGCGATTGTTCCGGCGATTATGAAAAATATAAGAGAGAAAGATTTAATATATATTAAGGAATCCATTGCTGAGTATGAGAAAACATTTACCGAAGTGGAATCTCGTAGACTCAATATGTTAAAGAATATGCAATATCATTTAAAAATTGCAGAATATAGTCATCAGACTGTAATTTTAAAAGTTCTAAGAAACCTTTTGGAAAGGCTCGCCTTGAAATCCGGGCCGAATTATCTGGGCGATGAGCGAATTAAGAATGCAATTAAAGAGCACAGACGGATTTTTAAGGCCTTTATGACGAAAGATTCGAATGAAGCTATTGCTGCTATAAGAGCACACAATAGATCAAGTTTGGAGCATGTAATTGGAGGCCTTAACAAGACTGTGCCGATATCATTTTAA